A stretch of DNA from Brevibacterium sp. CBA3109:
GGCGGTCGCCGCCTCGACTGCTGAGTCGGCAGCCGACGCGCCCGCACCCGGAGCACCAGAACGGATTCGCGATCGTCGCCCATCGCGCAGCAAGGATCTGATCAACTTCGGGCCCCGCCTCGGCGTGCGTCCCTGGCTCATCGCCGCAGGCATCAGCCTGGGTTTGGCGATGGGAGTGAAGTGGTCGGGACTCTATGCCCTCGCCGCATTCGGGATCCTCGTCGTCGCCTGGGACGTGCATTCACGCCACCGTGCAGGCATCGTCCACCCCTGGCTCGGCATGCTCATCCGCGACAGCATTCCTGCGTTCATCAAGTTGGTGCCCGTGGCCCTGCTGACCTACCTCGTCACCTGGACCGGGTGGATCCGCTCCGACGATGCCTGGGACCGGCAATGGGCCTTCGACAACGCCGGCTGGTGGAGCGCCCTACCTGACTGGCTGCTGTGGCTGCCGTCTCTGGCCCACTATCACTACACGGCGTATTCGTTCCATGTCGGCCTCGATTCGGAACACCCCTACATGTCGAACCCGTGGGGTTGGATTCTCCAGTGGCGCCCGACCTCGTTCTACTACGAATCCCCTGATCAGGGAAGCATGGGCTGCGCCGTGGAGCACTGCTCCGCAGCGATCACCTCGGTCGGCAATCCCGTGATCTGGGGGCTGGCACCCATCGCCATCCTCGTCGCACTGGTTGCTTGGATCATCCGCCGCGACGTCCGCGCCGGTGTCATCCTGGCCGGACTCGCCGCCACCTGGCTGCCGTGGTTCGCCTACCAGGAACGCACCATCTTCACCTTCTACACGATCGTCATGGTGCCCTTCGTCGTCCTCGCATTCACCTACTGCCTCACACTCATCTGGGGCCGAGTCCCCAACTCCCGTGGCCCAATATTCGCCGGCCGCGGCACTCGAATCCCCTGGTCCCTGTTCGGCCGTCGGATGACCGTCGGGCTCATCCTCGTGGCCGCGATCATGGCCTTCGCCTACTTCTGGCCGATCTACACAGGCGCTGTCATCCCGTTCGATGCCTGGAACAACCGCATGTGGAACGTCACCTGGCGCTGACCACCCACAGGCACACCGACCTCACCTGACGCTGACCATTCAGCTCCATCACGGGTGACCACCCCCGCCCCACGGCACCTCGACATACACCCGCCACGAAGCCGTCGCCTCGGCGACATTGCTCGTTCATCTGGGGGCCACATGCCGTCGTTAGCGTCGAATCATTGTGAATGACCAATCGATTCTGACTCCCCCAGCCCCCGCCGAGAGCGCAGCACGGCCGCATCGGGCGGTGGCCATCATTCCCGCCCGGGGCGGCTCCAAGGGAATTCCGCTGAAGAACCTGCAGAAGGTCGCCGGCATCTCTCTTCTGGCACGCGCGATCAACGCGGCCAGGTCGACCCCGAGCATCGACCGCGTTGTCGTCTCGACCGACCACGAGGGCATCGCGGCTGAGGCGATCCGATCCGGCGCCGAGGTGTCCCACCGTCCCGCAGACATCGCCGGTGACACCGCGACCAGTGAGTCGGCGCTGATCTACACGCTGGCCAGCCTCGGCGAGGAATTCGACACCACCGTGTTCATGCAGTGCACCTCACCGTTCATCGACTCGGCCTCGATCGACAACGCGGTCGCAACCGTCCGTGACGGTGATGCCGATGTCGTGTTCTCCGCCGTCGAGGACCATTCGTTCCTGTGGCGCCTCGATGATGGCGCTACGGCAGTGGCCGTCGGTCACGAAGCCAGCTTCCGGCCCCGCCGCCAGGACCGGGCCAAGCACTACAACGAGACCGGTGCGTTCTACGTCATGCGCACCGACGGTCTCCTCGAACATGAACACCGTTTCTTCGGTCGTGTCGCAATCGAAGAGGTCCCACCCGAACACGCCCGTGAAATCGACGACATGTCCGACCTGTCACTGGTCCGCGCGATCGCCTCCACACAGGAAACCGCGCAGGTCATCGACGTCGACGCCCTCGTCACCGACTTCGACGGAGTCCACACCGACGACGGTGCCTACGTCGACGAGGACGGCAACGAACAGGTCCGGATCCACCGCGGCGACGGCATGGGAGTCTCACGCCTCGTGAGATCAGGGCTGCCTGTCATGATCCTGTCGAAGGAACGCAACCCAGTTGTCACTCGCAGGGCGGAGAAACTTCATGTGGACGTCACTCAGGGCGCCGACAATAAATCCCAGGTCCTGCGGTCGTGGATCGATGACCAGGGCCTTGACCCAGCCCGAGTGGCCTACGTCGGAAACGACATCAACGACCTCGAAGCCTTCGACGTCGTCGGCTGGCCCATCGCGGTTGCCGACGCCCATCCCAAGGTGCTCGCAGCGGCTCGAGTCGTCCTCGATCGGCCCGGAGGAAAGGGAGCGGTCCGCGAAGTCTGCGACCTCATTCCCGTGTCGAACCAGGCAACGCAGCAGCTGCCGACGCGAGCACTGGCATCGGTGCTGGGCTCCGATCCGTTCGGCTCCGCTGGCCACAACGAAGGCGCAGCAGCAGACGCACACCAGACACCCACTTACCGACCATCCATCCCGCAGCAACAGCCGTTGCTCACGAATCACGCAGAAGGTTTGCGTACCAATCGAAAGCAGGTTTCATGACTGATCTACTCGCCCCTGTGGCCATCGGCAACCACCTCGTCGGCCCGAATCAGCCCGTGTACATGATCGGCGAAATCGGCATCAACCACAACGGCGACGTCGAGATCGCGAAGCAGCTCATGGATGTCGCCGTCACCGCCGGTGCCCAGGCTGTGAAGTTCCAGAAGCGCAACCCCGATGTGGCTGTGCCCGAACACCAGAAGTCCAAGATGCGCTCGACCCCATGGGGCGAGATGACCTACCTCGACTACAAGTGGCGCGTCGAATTCGGCAAGGACGAATATGCCGAGATCGACCGCTACGCCAAGGAAGTCGGTCTGCAGTGGTTCGCCTCCCCCTGGGACACTGACTCCGTGGACTTCCTCGAAAACGAGTTCGATGCGCTGACCTACAAGGTCGCCTCGGCCTCGCTGACGGACTTCGAACTCCTCCGGGCCATCGCCGCGACCGGCAAACCGGTCCTGTGCTCCTCGGGCATGTCCGACTGGGCCACGCTGGATGCAGCCGTCGAGGTCTTCGATCGCGACAAGCTGGTTCTCATGCACGCCACCTCGACCTACCCGCTGCCTCCCGAAGAGGTCAACCTCAAGGCCATCACCACCATGCGCGAGCGTTACGGCGTGAACGTGGGCTACTCCGGCCACGAGCTGGGCCTCGAGATCTCCTTCGCCGCCGCAGCACTGGGCGCAGTGACCATCGAACGCCACATCACCCTGGACTCCTCCATGTGGGGCTCGGACCAGTCCGCATCGATGGAGCCACGCGAGTTCACCTCACTCGTCAAGGGTGTACGCGTCCTCGAAACCGCCTTCGGCGACGGCGAAAAACGCGTCATGCCAGGCGAAGAGTCGA
This window harbors:
- a CDS encoding dolichyl-phosphate-mannose--protein mannosyltransferase; this encodes MTQPEDPQAPRRSTDHTDESTDPTHSRTDRPSPTTTAAPTKLIARERRAHRRESIRAKAADIRRRSFTAGMWATRAPVWMWPALLIITAIGGVLRLFNLGFPHRLIFDETYYVKDAYSVFKFGYERSWPENADDSFNAGDPSVIESTPEYVVHPPLGKWIIGAGVHLFGADDSFGWRFSVAIVGTLTIFLMGFVAWKLFRSAFFACVAAGLLSIDGEHFVHSRTSLLDIVLMAFVLLAFTFIVLDREFVTKRLEKWAKAPPPANGPPAEAVAASTAESAADAPAPGAPERIRDRRPSRSKDLINFGPRLGVRPWLIAAGISLGLAMGVKWSGLYALAAFGILVVAWDVHSRHRAGIVHPWLGMLIRDSIPAFIKLVPVALLTYLVTWTGWIRSDDAWDRQWAFDNAGWWSALPDWLLWLPSLAHYHYTAYSFHVGLDSEHPYMSNPWGWILQWRPTSFYYESPDQGSMGCAVEHCSAAITSVGNPVIWGLAPIAILVALVAWIIRRDVRAGVILAGLAATWLPWFAYQERTIFTFYTIVMVPFVVLAFTYCLTLIWGRVPNSRGPIFAGRGTRIPWSLFGRRMTVGLILVAAIMAFAYFWPIYTGAVIPFDAWNNRMWNVTWR
- a CDS encoding N-acetylneuraminate synthase family protein — translated: MTDLLAPVAIGNHLVGPNQPVYMIGEIGINHNGDVEIAKQLMDVAVTAGAQAVKFQKRNPDVAVPEHQKSKMRSTPWGEMTYLDYKWRVEFGKDEYAEIDRYAKEVGLQWFASPWDTDSVDFLENEFDALTYKVASASLTDFELLRAIAATGKPVLCSSGMSDWATLDAAVEVFDRDKLVLMHATSTYPLPPEEVNLKAITTMRERYGVNVGYSGHELGLEISFAAAALGAVTIERHITLDSSMWGSDQSASMEPREFTSLVKGVRVLETAFGDGEKRVMPGEESKIDSLRKVSV
- a CDS encoding cytidylyltransferase domain-containing protein, which gives rise to MIPARGGSKGIPLKNLQKVAGISLLARAINAARSTPSIDRVVVSTDHEGIAAEAIRSGAEVSHRPADIAGDTATSESALIYTLASLGEEFDTTVFMQCTSPFIDSASIDNAVATVRDGDADVVFSAVEDHSFLWRLDDGATAVAVGHEASFRPRRQDRAKHYNETGAFYVMRTDGLLEHEHRFFGRVAIEEVPPEHAREIDDMSDLSLVRAIASTQETAQVIDVDALVTDFDGVHTDDGAYVDEDGNEQVRIHRGDGMGVSRLVRSGLPVMILSKERNPVVTRRAEKLHVDVTQGADNKSQVLRSWIDDQGLDPARVAYVGNDINDLEAFDVVGWPIAVADAHPKVLAAARVVLDRPGGKGAVREVCDLIPVSNQATQQLPTRALASVLGSDPFGSAGHNEGAAADAHQTPTYRPSIPQQQPLLTNHAEGLRTNRKQVS